The genomic interval AACGGGGCCTCGTAATCGCGCAGTACCGCCGCGCCGAACCTCATCGTCAGACCTCCCGGGGGCGGTGGACGACGAACGGTCTCAGGTTCCCGTACAGACCCCACGGGCCGCCCGCGACGCCGACGCCGCTCTCCTTGACACCGGCGAAGGGCTGGGCGAGGGAGAGCTCGGCGTGGTGGTTGATCCACGCCGTCCCGCACTCCAACCGGTCGGCGACCGCCTCGGCCCGGTCCAGGTCGGTCCCCCATACGGAGCCGCCGAGTCCGAAGCGGGTGGCGTTGGCCGCCTCCACGGCTTCGTCGAGGCTTCCGTACGGCAGGACCGGCAGGACCGGGCCGAACTGCTCCTCCGTCACCACCGGGCTGTCGGGCCGGACATCGGCCAGGACGGTCGGGGCGTAGAAGTAGCCCGGCCGGTCCAGCCGGTGGCCACCGGCCACGGCCCGGGCGCCGTCCGCCAGGGCCCTGGCCGTGTAGCGCTCCACCCGGGCCAGTTGGGCGGCGTTGTTGAGCGGCCCCAGCTCCGTGGCCCGGTCGAGACCGGCTCCGACGACCACGCTCTTCGCCCGCTCCGCGAGGGCCTCTACCACCCGCGAGTGGAGCCGGGCGGGGGCGTAGACGCGCTTGACCGCCATGCAGACCTGCCCGCAGTTGCGGAACGCCGCCCAGAACAGCCGGTCCGCGATCCGCTCCACGTCCACGTCGTCCAGCAGGACGGCGGCGTCGTTGCCGCCCAGCTCCAGGGTGACCCGGGCGAGGCCGGACGCCGCCCCCGCCGCGACGGACCGCCCGGCGGTGACCGAACCGGTGAAGGTCACATGGCGGATACCCGGGTGCGACGCGAGGCAGGCGCCGAGCGGTTCACGCCCGGTGACGATCGTCAGCACGCCCCTGGGGAGGGCGGCGGACAGGACGGATCCCAGCAGCCGGGTGGCCAGCGGCGTGAACGGGGAGGGCTTGAGCACCACCGTGTTGCCCGCCGCGAGCGCGGGCGCGAACTTCGCGGAGGCGAGCTGGAGCGGGAAGTTCCACGGGACGATGGCGGCGACGGGCCCGAGGGACCGCCAGCGGACCTCGCTGTGCACCGCCCGGCCGTCGGTGATCGTACGGGGCTCGGGGACGCACTCGGCGAAGTAGCGCAGGCGGGCCGCCGTGCGGGCGACCTCCGCGTACGACTCGGCCAGTGGTTTGCCCTGCTCACGGGTGAGCAGGGGAACGAGGTCCGCCCCGGCCGCCTCCACGGCGTCGGCCGACGCGAGCAGGGCGGCGGTGCGGCCGGCAGGGTCGGCCCGCCACCCCGGCCAGGCCTCGTGGGCGCGGCCGACCACCGCGTCCAGCTCCTTCGCCTGCTGGTCGGGAACCTCGTCGAAAGGCTCGCCCGTCGCCGGGTCGAAGACCGTGAAACGCTCACCGCGGGGTGCGGGACGGGGGCGGTGCGGCTGCGGCTCCACTCCGGCGGTCAGCTCGCGGCCGAGGTGGCCGCGAACTCCCGGGCATGCCGGTCCATCTCCGCCCGGAAGGCGGCCACCAGCCGCGGCTGGATCCTCCCGGTGTCGCGGTCGCCCCCTTCGCAGACCGCCCCGCGCACGCCCACGATGTCCGTTCCGATACGGGTCAGTGTGGCGAGGTCCGCCGCCTTGACGCTGCCCGCGAGTGCGGCGAGCAGACCGGCCTCGTGTGCCAGCCGCACGAACTCCGCGCAGGCCTCGGGCGGCACATGGTCGAAGAGCCGGGTCCCGTCCTTGATCGCGGTGTCGAGCATGGCCGCGTCGGATCCTGAGCGGCGGGCGATGTCGGGCAGCGCGAGCGGGTTGACGCAGCCGATCCGGTGGGCGTCCGCGTACCCCGAGGCGACGACGAACGCGTCGGGCCGGAAGTCCTTCACGGCCCGGACGACTCCCCGCATGACGTCGATGGCCTGGTCGGGCGTCGTGCATCCGTAGAGGCCGACCTTGATGTAGGTGGCGCCGGAGACAGCCGCGCCGAGCGCCGCCTGGGCCACCGTGCCGGGCTTGTACGGCACGTCTCCGACGGTGGCGGACACCGGCTTGTCCGCGGGGACCACTCCGCGGATCTCCCTGATGACCCACGGGAAGTTCGCGCCGAGTGACCCCTCGTCGGGCTTCTTGACATCGACGATGTCGAGGTGTTCCGCCGCCTTCGCACACGCGAGAGCTTCCTCGACGCCGTCAGGGGAGATGAGAAGCAGCAACGTGGATTCCTTCCACCGCGTGTTCACCCGCCGGACGGCGGGTGCGCGGAGCAGCCGGGATCTGGTGCGGTCGGCTCATCCTCGCGGTGCCACACGGGCCCCGGCAGGGCGCGAGGAATGGCACAGGGGGCACTGAGCCGACGCGCTCACGCCCCCTGTGGCGCGCCGTTCACCGTGTTCCCCCCTTGACCCGGCCCGCCGGGAGCGCATCCAGGAGCCGGACGGGCGCCCGCGAACAGGAGATCCGCCCGCTCTGTCCGCGGGCTCCTCCTCTGTAGGGTGACGCCCCTCTACGAACCGATCCTGGAGCTTCCGTGCTTGCGGTCAGAATGATCCTGTCTGTGCTGTTCTGTGCCTCCTCTCTGGTCCTGCTCACCCAACTCCATGCCCTGCGAAAGGCCAGGGCACTGGAGTCGGGAGGCGTCGGAGTCACAGGGGAGTGCGTCAACCACTACTGGCCCCAGGGCGGTTACGTGGGAGCGATCTGCGTGTACGCGGCGGGGTCCGACGAGGAGATGACGGTCCGCTCCTCCAGATACCCGACCGCCCCGGTGGAGATAGGCGACGCGGTCGAGGTGCTGTACCGCCCCGGAGACCCGAAGCGTTCCATGCTGGCTTTCGAGGTGAGGAGTCGCGTGGGTTTCGATGCCGCCCTGACCTCGGTCATGGGGGTGTTGTCGACGGGTGCGATCGTGGGACTCGTCCTCTCCGTCTGACCCCGAACGCGTGCTCCCGCGCGTGTGCCGGGGCCCGCGCGTGTGCCGGGGTGCGGCGCCCGCACTGCCCCCAGCGAGAGCGTGTGCAGCGCCGTCTCGGCGACGGCGACCACTGTTCGGGGCTGAGCGGCTCGGTGACCGGCACCCGGCCGTCCCCCCGCCGGCCCGAGCGGGGATGCCAGGGGGTCCCCGGGGCATCGGTGGGGCATACGCCGACCGACTGCTTGATCGTCCCCGGGCCGGGTAGCGAAGCGGTATGACCACTGACAAAACATCCACCGCCCCCGGCGGATACGTGCGGCCGGAGCTCGACGTCCGGGCCCTGACCGAGGTGCTCGACGGCGAGTACGCCGAGGTCCGCGACCTGGTCCGGGCCAACCTGGTGACGCACGCCCCGGTGCTCGCCGAGGCCGACGAGCTCGACATCGACACCTTCCGCGAGCGGGTACGCGAACGCGTCGTCGCGATGGCGGCCACGGGCCAGACCGGCATGGGGTTCCCGGGACGGTACGGCGGAGGCGGCGACATCGGGGCCTCCGTCGCCGCGTTCGAGACGCTCGCCTTCGGGGACCTTTCGGTGCTGGTGAAGGTCGGCGTGCAGTTCGGGCTCTTCGGGGGAGCGATCCTGCACCTGGGCACCGAACGACACCACGACGCCTACGTGCCCGACCTGATCACCGGGAAGCTGATGGGCTGCTTCGCGATGACCGAGACCGGGCACGGCTCCAACGTGCAGGCGCTCGGCACCGTCGCACGGTACGACGTCGATGCCCAGGAGTTCGTCATCACCACCGAGGGCGACCAGGCGCGCAAGGACTACATCGGCAACGCGGCCCGCCACGGGGAACTGGCGGTCGTCTTCGCCCAGCTGGAGGTGGGCGGGACCTCCGAGGGCGTGCACGCGTTCGTCGTGCCGATCCGGACCGGCGGCGAGGTGGCGCCCGGCGTCCGCATCGAGGACGACGGCCGCAAGATGGGCCTCAACGGCGTGGACAACGGGCGCATCCGGTTCGACGGTGTGCGGGTTCCTCGCGAAGCACTGCTCAACCGCTTCGCCGACGTCACCCCGGAGGGCGTCTACCGGAGCACGATCGACAACCCCGACCGCCGCTTCTTCACCATGCTCGGCACCCTGGTGCAGGGCCGGGTCAGCGTCGGCGGCGCGGGAGTCTCCACCGCCAAGGTCGCCCTCGCGGTCGCCACGAAGTACGCCCTGCGGCGCAGGCAGTTCCCGGCGGGCTCGCAGGGATCCCGGGGCGAGGAGCAGCTGCTCCTCGACTACGGACTGCACCAGCGTCGTCTGCTGCCGCTCATCGCGCGTACGTACGCGCTGCACTTCGCGCAGGACGTCGTACGCACGCAGCTGCACGAGGTCTTCTCCGGCATCGAGGACGACCCGGGGGCACGGCGTCGGCTGGAGTCACGGGCCGCCGGGACCAAGGCGCTCGGCACCTGGCACGCCACGCGGGTGATCCAGGAGTGCCGGGAGGCCTGCGGCGGCGCCGGCTATCTCAGCGTCAACCGGTTCGCCGCCCTGAAGAGCGACAGCGACGTCTTCACCACCTTCGAGGGCGACAACCACGTCCTGCTGCAACTCGTCGCCAAGGGCCTGCTCACCGACTACGCGAGCGAGTTCGAGGACCTGGACCAGCTCGGCATGGTCCGCTACGTCACCGGCCTCGCCGTCGAGACGGTCATCGAGAAGACGTCGGCCCACAAACTGCTGGAGCGCGTCCGCGACCTGCTGCCCGGGGGAGACGAGTGGGACCAGGAGGCCGGACTGCTCGACTCGGAGTACCAGCTCGCCATGGTCCGCTACCGCGAGGAGCACATGCTCGCCGGGGCCGCCCGCAGGCTCAAGCGCGGCATCGACCAGAAGCGCGACCCCGGCACCGTCTTCTCGCAGGTGCAGGACCACGTCATCGCCGTCGCCCGCGCACACGTGGAGCGGCTGGTGCTGGAGGCGTTCGTCGACCAGGTGCGCGCGCTGCCCGCGAGCGGCAACAAGGTCGCCCTGGGCCTGCTGTGCGACCTGTTCGCCCTCTCGACGATCGAGGCGGACCGCGCGTGGTTCATGGAGCACGGCCGGCTGACCGTCCAGCGGTCCAAGGCGATCACCCGTGAGGTGAACGATCTCTGCCGCAAGGTCCGGCCCCTGGCGGCCGGCCTCGTCGACGCCTGGGGCATCCCGCCCGAGATGCTGCGCGCCCCGGACCTGGTGGGGTGACCCGGGGTGCCACCGGGGTCAGCCGGTGAACAACTGGGAGGCTTTGCGGACCAGTTCGTACAGCCCGTAGGCGAGTGGAGCGCCCACCCACAGCCAGGTGAGGACGATCAGCGGTCGCCGGTCCCTCACCTCAGGCGGACTCTGCCCGCTGTCGTCGTGCACGGGGCGCTCCCTTCTCCGCCGGCTGCGCCGGCGCGGCGTCGAGGTGGTGGGACGGGTGTACCGGGCGGACCAGCTCATTGGCCACGAAGCCGACGGCGAGCAGGGCCATCATGATGAAGAGGGACGTCCCGTACAGATCCGCGCCGTGCTTCCCCGCCTCCTCCTGGCGGTCGGCGATCCAGTTCACGATCAGCGGCCCGAGGACACCGGCGGTGGACCAGGCGGTGAGCAGACGCCCGTGGATCGCGCCGACCTGATAGGTCCCGAACAGATCCTTGAGGTAGGCGGGAATCGTGGCGAAGCCGCCACCGTAGAAGGAGAGGATGACCAGCGCGCACAGGACGAACAGGGGCTTGGAGGAGCTTCCCACCAGTGCGATCAGCGCGTACATGAGGGTGCCCGCGCCGAGGTAGACGCGGTAGATGTTCTTCCGCCCGATCAGGTCGGAGGCGGAGGACCAGCCGATACGGCCGGCCATGTTGGCCGCGGACAGCAGGGCGACGAACCCGGCGGCGGCCGTCACCGACACGGGGGTGGAGGTGTCCGCGAAGAAGTCCGTGATCATCGGCGCGGCCTTCTCCAGGATGCCGATGCCGGCGGTGACGTTCATGCAGAGCACGACCCACAGCAGCCAGAACTGCGGGGTGCGCAGGGCCTGGCGTGCCGACACCTGCGGTCCGGCCGGCGTCGCGGGGCGACCGTCCGTCCGCTCCTCGACGCGCGGGCGCGGCACCCGCACCAGCGCCACGCCGAGCAGCATGAAGACGGCATAGACCAGTCCGTGGACGAGGAAGGCGAGCGCGATGCCGGAGTTGTCGCCGCCGAAGGACTCCAGCATCTGTGCCGACCAGGGCGAGGCGATCAGCGCGCCGCCGCCGAACCCCATGATGGCGATACCGGTGGCCATGCCGGGACGGTCGGGGAACCACTTGATGAGCGTCGACACGGGCGAGATGTAGCCGATGCCGAGGCCGATGCCTCCGACGAAGCCGTACCCGAGGACGATCAGCCAGAACTGGCCGGTCGCGGCGCCGAGCGCGGAGAGCAGGAAGCCGGAGGAGAAGCAGACGAGGGCGACGGTCATGGCCCATCGAGGTCCGCGGCGCTCGACGAGCGTGCCGCCGAAGGCGGCGGAGAGCCCGAGCATGACGATGCCGAGCTGGAAGGGCAGTGCGCTCTGCGTGCCGCTCAGGCCGAGCGCGTCCTCCAGCGGCGGCTTGAACACGGACCAGGCGTAGGCCTGGCCGATGGAGAGGTGGATCGAGAGGGCGGCGGGCGGCACCAGCCAGCGACTCCAGCCCACGGGGGCGATGGGGGGACTCATGGGTCCCTCACCGTAGTGAGCGGGAAACCTTTTGAGAAGGTCGTTGACAAATCCTCTCCGTGTTCGGTTCGCGCGGCGGCGAGTGCTTTTGCCGCTCGCCGGGAGGGGCGGCTACTCCCGCGACGTCGCCGCGAGCACCAGTTCCACGCAGTGCGACTCCAGCCGCTCGCGCGGCACGTCGAGCGTGCCGTGCAGCCACCCCGCGAAGAGGTTCGCCAGGCCGCCGACCAGGGCGTGCGCGGCCATGCGGCGGTCGATGTCGTCCCCGGCCCCGGAGAGCTGGCCGCCGACGAGGTCGGTGAACACGGGCATGAGCCGGTGGCTGTGGGCCCCGAGAGCCGGGTCGGCGAAGGGTTCCAGGAGCAGCAGGCGGCCTTTGCGCGGCGCGTCCAGGACCAGGGCGACGAAGGCGGACACCACGGCCCGGGCCCGGATGTCGCGCCGCGGGTCGCTGAGCGCCACGGCATCCTCCAGGGCGCCCCTGGCCTCATCGGCGACCCGCTCGAAGGCGGCGAGGAGCAGATCGTCGCGGCCGGTGAAGCTCTCGTAGAAGTAGCGGTCCGTCAGGCGCGCCTCCCGGCAGACGGATCGGACCGTGACGGCCGCGCACCCCTCCTCGCCGGCCAGGCGCTCGGCGACGTCCAGGAGGACCTGCCGTCGGGCGGCGCGACGATCGGCGAGCTTGGTCCCGCCCCAGCTCCGTTCCGCCAACTCCGGTGCCTCCGCTTCTCGTTGACCAATTGACGACAGGTGTCCGCACATTCTAACCTGACGACAGATGTCCTCAGATTGCCCTCGGTGCAACTGCCAGGACGAACCCATCCGCACACCGTCACGAACAGCGCCCTGAACAGCGCGGCCCCGCACCGGAATCCCTCAGCGGAGGTACACGTGACACCGTCAGCCCACGGCCCGGACCCCACCGACCCGCGAACGGCCGAACCTCTCGGCCCCGACACCCTCACCTGGCGCTGGTTCGGCGACTGGAGAGGCCTCCTCCTGGCCCCCTGGGCCGGATCGATGCAGAACATGCACCCCGAGCTGGGCGCGGGCGTCGCCGAGCACTCGCGCTTCTTCGAGGAGCGCTGGGAGCGACTCTTCCGCTCGCTGTATCCGATCGGGGGCGTGGTCTACGACGGCCCGCTCGCCGTCCGGACAGCGCGCGAGGTACGCGGCTACCACGCCTCGATCAGCGGGGTGGACGAGCAGGGCCGGCCGTACCACGCGCTCAACCCGGGCACGTTCTACTGGGCGCACGCCACGTTCTTCATGCTGACCGTGCAGGTGGCCGAGCGGTTCGGCGGCGGCCTCACCGAAGCGCAGCGGCGCACGCTCTTCGACGAGCACGTCCGCTGGTACGCGCTGTACGGCCTCTCGATGAAGCCCGTTCCCCGCACCTGGGAGGACTTCCAGCGGTACTGGGACCACATGTGCGCCGACGTCCTGGAGGACAACCGGCCCACACGGGACGTGCTGAACATGCGCCGCATCGCCAAGCCGCCCGTCCTGCGGCTGCTGCCGTCCCCGCTGTGGGCCTTCGCCCGTATCCCGATCGTCCGGGTGACTCTGTGGATCACGGTCGGCATGTATCCGCAGGCCGTGCGTGAACGGCTCGGACTTCGCTGGACACCCCACGACGAACGGCTGCTCGGTCTCCTGGGCCGGCTGGTTCACCACGCCTGGCAACGCGTTCCCGAGCGCCGCCGCTTCCACCCGCGCGCCCGGGCCGGCTGGGACCGCGAGCGGGGCCGCCCGGCGTCGGGCCCGGTGGAGACACCGGCCCGGAACCTGCCGCCCGAGGAGCGGCGCGGACTTCCCCAGCACTATGCGCCGAAAGCCGGCCGCCCCGGGTGAGCTGCGGCACTGCCGGCGGCAGCAGCCGTCCTGTCAGCAGTGGAGGCCGATGGGTGAGCGCCGGGGCGGACGGCTTCCCCGTGGGGCGGGTACGGCCGGGCTCCCTGATCGTCACCCGCTCTGCTCTGCCGAACCGGCCTGCGGCTAGTTTGGGTGCAGCACAGGTGAGCGGGCCCGTGGTGACAGAGAACGCACGGGGGACGGGAGGTCGGGAAGAGTGTCGCTGCGCGGAGGTGATCCGGTCGAGATCGGCGGTTATCCGCTGGAGGCGCGGCTCGGTTCGGGTGGCATGGGCACGGTCTTCCTGTCCCGTACGAGCTCGGGGCGGCCGGTCGCGATCAAGCTGATCCACCAGCAGTTCGCGGGGGACGAGGAGTTCCGCATCCGCTTCCGGCAGGAGGTGGCCGCTGCGCGACGGGTGAGCGGTGCGTTCACCGCCGCCGTGGTCGACGCCGCCCCCGAGGCCGAGCAGCCGTGGATGGCGACGACCTACATCGAGGGGCCCACGCTCACGCAGCGCATCGCCGAGGGGGGACCGCTGGACGGAGCGGAGCTGAGGCGGCTCGCCATCGGACTGGCGGAGGCGCTGCGCGACATCCACCGGGTGGGAGTCGTCCACCGCGATCTGAAGCCCTCGAACGTCGTGCTCTCGCCCGAGGGCCCACGCGTCATCGACTTCGGCATCTCGCGCGCGGTGGACCAGCAGACGCTGACCATGACCGGCCGGGTCATCGGTACGCCGCCCTTCATGTCGCCCGAGCAGTTGCAGGCGCCGCGTGGTGTGGGACCGCGGTCCGACGTCTTCTCCCTGGGGACGCTCCTGGTGTACGCGGCGACCGGCCACGGCCCCTTCGACGCGGACAGCCCCTATATGACCGCCTACCAGGTGGTGCACGAGGAACCGTCGTTGGACGCCGTTCCGGAGGCTCTGCGGGCGGTCGTGGAGCCGTGTCTGGGCAAGGAGCCCGAGGGTCGCCCCTCGGCGGACGAACTCCTCGTGCTGCTGCGGGACCTGCCCGCCGAACTCGGCGGGACCAGGGCCGGCGGTCCGGGCGAGGGCCGCACCCGCGACATGAACACGCAAGCTCACCTCGCGACGGGGGGCACCCCGGCGCGGACCGCCCCGACGGACCCCGGCACCGGAAGCACCGGTGCCCCGGTCGGCGGCCGTCTGCGCCGCCGCCTGCGGCCCGTGCTCGCGGCGGCTGTCGCGGTGGCGGCGATCGGCGGCGGAGTCGCCGCGTTGACGACGGGCGGCTTCGACGCGAGCGCAGGCGGCACGAGCCCCGGTGGCGCGGGCACGGGCCGGAGCACCGCGAGCACCGCGGTACCGGCGGGCGCGCTTCCGGACGGCTTCGAGCCGTGGCGCGCCACCGTGCCGGGCGGCCGCGAGGACATTCCCGACGAACTGCGGTGCGTCGCGCGGGGCGACGCGCTGTTCTGCGGGGGCGGCGGCGTCGTCGCGACCCGTATCAGTGCCCACGACGGGTCCCGGGTGTGGACCGCGAAGAGCCCCGGAGTCCCCGTCCAGGGCATGCACATGGTGGGCGCCACCGACGACACGGTGCTCGGCTACCGCTTCGCCGCCGAGGACGCCCCCGAGGGCCCTCGCAGCGAGGTGGTGGCCCTCGACGCCGACAGCGGCCGGGAGCTCTGGTCCGTACCGTCCGGCGCCCAGTCGACGGCCGTCACGGGCCGGACCATGGACGCCGTCGTGGTCGGTTCCGCCGTGGTGACGGTCGACGCCTCCAACTCCCGCTTCGAGGCCCGGGACGCCCACAGCGGTGAGGCGCTCTGGACGACACCGTTCCCCACCGGCACCCAGTGCGCCCCCGTCCCGCTCCGGCCGCGGCTCCTCGCGATGTGCGCGGCCGACACGGAGGTGGACGACCTCCAGGTGCGCCGTCCCACCCTGCGTACGCTCGCCCTCCCCTCCGGGACTCCGGGCAGGCCCGTCACGGTCGACGGCCCCGTCGTGCCGGTGGGCGCGGCCCGCGGCGACCTCGTCCTCCTCTCGAAGCGCTACGAGGGAACGGCGTCGGCGGGGTACGACGGAGTGGCGCGGTTCGACCCGGCCTCGCGGAAGGTCACGTACGCACGGTTCGACAAGGTGTACGCGGGCACGGCCGGCATGGCGGACGGCACCGTCTACGTGAGCGGACAGGCCGGTCTCGTGACGGCGTTCGACTCCGCGACAGGGCGTAGGAAGTGGTCGCGGCAGACGGGCGTGGAGGGTGCGTCGGGCCCCGCGGCGGGAGCCGGCGCGCTGTACTTCAGCTCGGCCACCGGCCGGGTGGTCGCCCTGTCACCGAACGGCGGCAAGCCGCTGTGGACGACGGATCCCCGGGTCGACGGTCTGACGGGCGAGCAGGACGCCAGCCCCCGCGTGACCGTCGCGGGGCGCGCGGTGTTCGTGGCCGCCGCCACGAACACCCTCTTCGCCTTCGACGGGCAGAGGCCGCCGAGGTCGGGCTGACCCCGGCGGCCTCCCGCCCGCCCCTCCCCTGTGGGGGCGGGCGTCAGGCCCGGCGCAGGACCGTGGCCTCCGTGCCCCAGCCGAGCGCGATCGTCCGGTCGACGATCCAGCCCGACCGCTGCGCGAGAGCGGCGATCGCGGCGGAGTCGCGCAGCGGGCTGCCGGTCGCGGTGTACGCGTGCAGGGCCGCCTCGGCCGCGTGCGGGCTCAGGCCGTCGGGGCGGGAGGCCTCGACGAGGACCGCCGTCCCGGTCCATCCGGCCAGCCGCGTGAGGAGCTGGACGCCCTCCTCGTCGGTGCGGTGGGCGAGGGCCTTCGCGGCGACGGCGACATCGGCGGGGCCGGCCGTCCAGTCGATGCGGTCCGGTCCGGTGACGTGTCCGCGCAGCACCCCGGCCGGGGTGGCCTCCTCCGCGATCCGCAGCCGGGGCCGCCGCCCGGCGTCGTCCAGAGCGGCGATCACGGAGGCGCTGCCCGGCCCGGTCAGGAGACAGGTCCCGACGTCCTCCCAGAGGGGGTCGGCCGTCAGACCGGTCAGCAGGAAGACCAACTGCTCGCACTCCTCGACCAGTTCGCCGTAGCGGTCCGCGTCGTGGGTCACCGTGTCGTGCAGGGTGGCGCCCGCTGCGAGCCGCCAGGGGGACGTGCCGTCCCGGAGCGCGGGAGCCAGGTGCGCGAGGGCGAGCAGCAGCTCGGCCTCCCGGCCGGTGTACTCCTCGCGCTCGTGGTCGTCCAGGAGCTCCTCGCCCGCCGGGCCCAGACGCAGCCCGGCCCCGCCGTCCGCGCCGACGACCACGTCGTACGCGGCGAGCAGCGGAAGCAGTACGCCGATCCCCGGCCCGGACACGCTCAGGCGGGTCGCGAGCGCGTCGGCGGAGAGCCCCGGCGCGTCGGCCACCGCGTCGACGACGCCGAGCTGCAACGCGGCCCGCGCCACCAGCCACGGCAGCGGCGACGGGATCCCGGCAGGGCCCTGCGCGGCGGCGGCGTCGGCCGGGCCCTGTGCCTCCGGTGCGGCGGCGGCCTCCTCGCGGTGCCAGTAACCCGTGATGTTCACGCGGTCCTTGGGGAGCTTCCGCTCCCGCTGGAGATACCGGCGTACCGGAAGCAACGCCCGGCTCTCCGCGGCGGCCCAGGCGAATCCCTCGCCCGCCGGGGCCGGCAGGGCGCGGACGGCGGCGTCCAGCGCCGCCGCGTCGCCCGGCTCGGCGACCACCCACCTGATCGTGTCGCCGTCGCGCAGCGCCAGCTCCTGGCGTGCCGCGTCGTCCGAGACGGTGACCACGATGTGCGCAGGGGCGTCGAGGGGACGTTCGTCGAGGAAGCGGCCGATCGCGGGCAGCGCGGTCTCGTCCCCGACGAGGAGGATCCAGTCCAGCCGTTCCGGCAGCCGGAGCGACGACTTGGGCCCGACGAACCACAGCTCGTCGCCCTCCCGCGCGGAGGCGGACCAGGCCTCCGCGGGGCCTTCGCCGTGCACCACGAAGTCGAGGTGGAGCTCTCCCGCCCGGTGGTCCACCCGCCGGGGCGTGTAGTCGCGGGTCAGCCGGTGTTCGGCCGGCGTCCACTCGATGCCGTGCGGCAACTGGGCGGGGAGCGCGTCCCGGACCTTCCCGTCTGCGGCCAGGATCAGCTTGATGTGGTCGTCGAACCCGGGTGCGGCGAAGGCCGGGTGAGCGGTCCCGTCGCGGGTGAACGCGGCGAGGTCCTCGCCGCCGAGGACCACTCGGCGCATCCTGGGGGTCACCTCATGGACGCGGCGGACGGTGACCCGGCGCAGGACGAGGGGGTGCGTCGTGTACGCACGCTGGGCGGCCATCAGGAGAACTTCTTCTCGATGAGGTCGAGCAGGGCCATCGACTCGTCGTAGTCGCCGCGCAGTACCCAGTGCGGCAGGTCATAGGCCTGGTTCGCCTTGAAGGCGGGCAGCGCGCCGTAGACGGGGTTCTTCTCGAGGGTGGCGACGTCGGTCGTGTCGGCGTTGAAGCCCATCACGAACACGGACGGCTGGGTGATCGTCTGGCCCACCTTCTCGGTCGACAGCTCGAACATGTCGCCGCCCTGCCCGTACACCTTGAAACCGCCGTCCGCGAAGACCGGCGCCGGCTCGATGCCGACCTTCTTCAGCTCGGGGGGCAGGCCCACGCTCTCCACCAGGCCATAGGCGGTGCCGTCGCCGGTGAAGGCGAGGAAGGACACGGGGCCGGCCGGCGGCTTGATCGCCTTCTTCACCTCGCCGATCCGCTGGTCGTACGCGGCCAGGTGCTCGTCGTAGACGTGGGCCTTGCCGAACACGTCACCCGCGAGGAAGGAGAAC from Streptomyces sp. CA-278952 carries:
- a CDS encoding siderophore-interacting protein — translated: MAAQRAYTTHPLVLRRVTVRRVHEVTPRMRRVVLGGEDLAAFTRDGTAHPAFAAPGFDDHIKLILAADGKVRDALPAQLPHGIEWTPAEHRLTRDYTPRRVDHRAGELHLDFVVHGEGPAEAWSASAREGDELWFVGPKSSLRLPERLDWILLVGDETALPAIGRFLDERPLDAPAHIVVTVSDDAARQELALRDGDTIRWVVAEPGDAAALDAAVRALPAPAGEGFAWAAAESRALLPVRRYLQRERKLPKDRVNITGYWHREEAAAAPEAQGPADAAAAQGPAGIPSPLPWLVARAALQLGVVDAVADAPGLSADALATRLSVSGPGIGVLLPLLAAYDVVVGADGGAGLRLGPAGEELLDDHEREEYTGREAELLLALAHLAPALRDGTSPWRLAAGATLHDTVTHDADRYGELVEECEQLVFLLTGLTADPLWEDVGTCLLTGPGSASVIAALDDAGRRPRLRIAEEATPAGVLRGHVTGPDRIDWTAGPADVAVAAKALAHRTDEEGVQLLTRLAGWTGTAVLVEASRPDGLSPHAAEAALHAYTATGSPLRDSAAIAALAQRSGWIVDRTIALGWGTEATVLRRA
- a CDS encoding oxygenase MpaB family protein encodes the protein MTPSAHGPDPTDPRTAEPLGPDTLTWRWFGDWRGLLLAPWAGSMQNMHPELGAGVAEHSRFFEERWERLFRSLYPIGGVVYDGPLAVRTAREVRGYHASISGVDEQGRPYHALNPGTFYWAHATFFMLTVQVAERFGGGLTEAQRRTLFDEHVRWYALYGLSMKPVPRTWEDFQRYWDHMCADVLEDNRPTRDVLNMRRIAKPPVLRLLPSPLWAFARIPIVRVTLWITVGMYPQAVRERLGLRWTPHDERLLGLLGRLVHHAWQRVPERRRFHPRARAGWDRERGRPASGPVETPARNLPPEERRGLPQHYAPKAGRPG
- a CDS encoding protein kinase domain-containing protein — encoded protein: MSLRGGDPVEIGGYPLEARLGSGGMGTVFLSRTSSGRPVAIKLIHQQFAGDEEFRIRFRQEVAAARRVSGAFTAAVVDAAPEAEQPWMATTYIEGPTLTQRIAEGGPLDGAELRRLAIGLAEALRDIHRVGVVHRDLKPSNVVLSPEGPRVIDFGISRAVDQQTLTMTGRVIGTPPFMSPEQLQAPRGVGPRSDVFSLGTLLVYAATGHGPFDADSPYMTAYQVVHEEPSLDAVPEALRAVVEPCLGKEPEGRPSADELLVLLRDLPAELGGTRAGGPGEGRTRDMNTQAHLATGGTPARTAPTDPGTGSTGAPVGGRLRRRLRPVLAAAVAVAAIGGGVAALTTGGFDASAGGTSPGGAGTGRSTASTAVPAGALPDGFEPWRATVPGGREDIPDELRCVARGDALFCGGGGVVATRISAHDGSRVWTAKSPGVPVQGMHMVGATDDTVLGYRFAAEDAPEGPRSEVVALDADSGRELWSVPSGAQSTAVTGRTMDAVVVGSAVVTVDASNSRFEARDAHSGEALWTTPFPTGTQCAPVPLRPRLLAMCAADTEVDDLQVRRPTLRTLALPSGTPGRPVTVDGPVVPVGAARGDLVLLSKRYEGTASAGYDGVARFDPASRKVTYARFDKVYAGTAGMADGTVYVSGQAGLVTAFDSATGRRKWSRQTGVEGASGPAAGAGALYFSSATGRVVALSPNGGKPLWTTDPRVDGLTGEQDASPRVTVAGRAVFVAAATNTLFAFDGQRPPRSG
- a CDS encoding ABC transporter substrate-binding protein, whose protein sequence is MFAPARLLAVAAVAALALTGCSAADPSGDGDKASAATTRTVTTDYGKVKVPAEPKKVVVLNHALAGYLYDLDVPVRATIPEDADGKGEFSPNWAKEAEEDGTTFLPWSVDGFDLEAILALEPDLIVGGGIGFPLFQAEKVYDDLTDIAPTVLVGKKLGDWRSQFSFLAGDVFGKAHVYDEHLAAYDQRIGEVKKAIKPPAGPVSFLAFTGDGTAYGLVESVGLPPELKKVGIEPAPVFADGGFKVYGQGGDMFELSTEKVGQTITQPSVFVMGFNADTTDVATLEKNPVYGALPAFKANQAYDLPHWVLRGDYDESMALLDLIEKKFS